A genomic window from Corticium candelabrum chromosome 8, ooCorCand1.1, whole genome shotgun sequence includes:
- the LOC134182851 gene encoding uncharacterized protein LOC134182851, translating to MSRYPEIVRLSDATSNVVIEHMKFFFSRHGITEEVRSNNGPQYSSAALAKFASEYEFLHINSSPLHPQSNGEAERMRTDFRHLNYFMGRQIRSVVPKLPQVLHPRALSWKEILKNEAIGKEDKKRRFNKRHVTKVLKPLTEGTTVWETYWQQPGKVLQDESTPRSYGVQIPSTTVPRNRRHLVNIPPSQQQEEIPVKTPNPNSTQGISKLKHLHKKVESHRIHQNSGQGVEDE from the exons ATGTCAAGGTATCCAGAAATAGTGAGACTATCAGATGCGACATCAAATGTTGTGATTGAACACATGAAATTTTTCTTTTCCCGACACGGAATTACCGAAGAAGTTCGATCAAATAATGGGCCTCAGTATTCTTCTGCCGCACTTGCAAAATTCGCAAGCGAATACGAATTTTTGCATATTAATAGCAGTCCGCTACACCCTCAGAGTAATGGAGAGGCTGAGCGGATG CGAACGGATTTTCGCCATCTGAATTACTTTATGGGAAGACAAATTCGATCTGTTGTGCCGAAATTACCTCAAGTTTTACACCCAAGAGCACTTTCTTGGAAGGAGATTTTAAAAAATGAAGCAATCGGtaaagaagacaaaaaaaGAAGATTTAACAAGCGACATGTGACTAAAGTGTTGAAACCTTTAACTGAGGGCACTACTGTTTGGGAGACATATTGGCAACAACCGGGAAAAGTGTTACAAGATGAGTCAACACCAAGGTCATACGGGGTGCAAATTCCATCAACAACTGTTCCAAGAAACAGGCGACATCTAGTGAACATTCCACCATCACAACAGCAGGAGGAAATTCCAGTGAAGACACCCAACCCCAATTCGACTCAGGGCATTAGCAAACTGAAACATCTACATAAGAAAGTCGAGTCCCACAGAATTCACCAAAACTCAGGACAAGGAGTAGAAGACGAGTAG